A portion of the Bulleidia sp. zg-1006 genome contains these proteins:
- a CDS encoding Tex-like N-terminal domain-containing protein, translating into MNEQIIQNIAKELQIQLEQVEHSLSLLQEGNTVPFIARYRKEATKGLDEEQIFFIQKQFDYQNKLAERKEAVLKLIAEQGKLTPELEKEVKACEKLSQVEDVYRPYAQKKKTRATEAVKKGLQPLADWLLALPVEASVEQAAEKFVNENVPSVEEALQGARDIIAEFVSDKAKQRWRFKEFILTSGQLQTRLKKDAKDEKRTYEMYYDRSEKISYVADHRVMAMDRAEKEKVITVSFVYDKDYLEKEALEELLKGEKTVAQEQLALASKDGCERLLFPSIEREIRSDLSERAQGKSIEIFSMNLEKLLSQAPLKGRVVLGFDPGYFNGCKLAVIDETGKLLTVQKIFPFSKKGEDVETSKKKLLTLMQKYQVQIVAIGNGTASRESEKLVADVIRENQLDIAYAIVSEAGASVWSAQEEARLEFPDLAVEERSAVSIGRRLLDPLAELIKIDPQSIGVGQYQHDLPQKKLSERLEEATMKVVNRTGADLNTASKELLTHISGLNAGIAQEIVNYRNENGRFTNRKQLLKVKKLGPKAYTQSAGFLRIKGGEEPLDQTSIHPESYEAARKVMEAYGITQLGQEDIVIDGSKDKNLGIDAYTLKDIEEAIRQPLRDYRDQFDGALLKSDVLSLEDLHVGDRLSGTVRNVVDFGAFIDIGLHEDGLAHISHMAMKKFKHPSEILSVGDIVTVWVYAIDTNRERVQLSLLPLDKLQERDAQVKYRKSSKHHKPKKKEVTMEDALSRLTARFKKH; encoded by the coding sequence ATGAACGAACAAATCATTCAAAATATCGCAAAAGAATTACAAATACAATTAGAACAGGTGGAACACAGCTTATCCTTATTACAAGAAGGAAATACCGTTCCTTTTATTGCCCGTTATCGTAAAGAGGCGACGAAGGGATTGGATGAAGAGCAGATTTTTTTTATTCAGAAACAATTTGATTATCAAAACAAATTAGCTGAAAGAAAAGAAGCGGTTTTAAAGTTGATTGCCGAACAGGGTAAATTAACACCTGAATTAGAAAAGGAAGTTAAGGCTTGTGAGAAGTTATCGCAAGTAGAAGATGTTTATCGTCCTTATGCTCAGAAGAAAAAGACAAGAGCGACCGAGGCGGTTAAGAAAGGGCTACAACCATTGGCGGATTGGTTATTGGCTTTACCGGTGGAAGCCAGTGTAGAACAAGCGGCTGAGAAGTTTGTGAATGAAAATGTGCCAAGTGTTGAAGAAGCCCTACAGGGAGCAAGAGATATTATTGCTGAATTTGTGTCGGATAAAGCGAAACAGCGTTGGCGTTTTAAAGAGTTTATTTTAACCTCAGGACAACTTCAAACCAGGTTAAAAAAAGACGCAAAAGATGAGAAGCGTACTTATGAAATGTATTATGATCGTAGTGAAAAAATTAGTTATGTGGCAGACCATCGTGTGATGGCGATGGATCGAGCCGAAAAGGAAAAAGTGATTACCGTTTCCTTTGTGTATGACAAGGATTATTTAGAAAAAGAAGCCTTGGAAGAATTGTTGAAAGGCGAAAAAACGGTTGCTCAAGAACAGTTAGCCTTAGCTTCAAAAGATGGTTGTGAGCGATTACTATTTCCTTCGATTGAAAGAGAAATTCGTTCGGACTTAAGTGAGAGAGCACAAGGTAAGTCGATTGAAATTTTCTCCATGAATTTAGAGAAGCTATTAAGTCAAGCTCCTTTGAAGGGAAGAGTGGTATTGGGCTTTGACCCGGGATATTTCAATGGTTGTAAATTAGCGGTGATTGATGAAACGGGAAAGCTACTTACGGTACAAAAGATTTTTCCATTCTCGAAAAAGGGAGAGGATGTGGAAACTTCTAAGAAGAAATTACTGACTTTGATGCAAAAATACCAAGTTCAAATTGTCGCGATTGGTAATGGTACTGCTTCTCGTGAATCTGAAAAGTTAGTGGCTGATGTTATACGTGAAAATCAATTGGATATTGCGTATGCGATTGTTTCGGAAGCAGGTGCTTCCGTTTGGTCAGCGCAAGAGGAAGCTCGGCTTGAATTTCCTGATTTAGCCGTTGAAGAAAGATCGGCTGTATCCATTGGTAGACGCTTGTTGGATCCACTGGCGGAATTGATTAAGATTGATCCGCAATCCATCGGTGTCGGTCAGTATCAACACGATTTACCACAAAAGAAACTATCGGAACGCTTAGAAGAAGCAACGATGAAAGTGGTCAACCGAACAGGGGCAGACTTAAACACGGCTTCAAAGGAATTATTGACCCATATTTCCGGTTTAAATGCCGGAATCGCTCAAGAAATTGTGAATTATCGTAATGAAAATGGTCGTTTCACCAATCGTAAACAATTATTAAAAGTTAAGAAGCTAGGTCCTAAGGCGTATACCCAATCCGCCGGTTTCTTGCGTATCAAAGGTGGCGAAGAACCATTAGATCAAACCTCTATTCATCCAGAAAGTTATGAAGCGGCTCGTAAGGTTATGGAAGCCTACGGGATTACTCAATTAGGTCAAGAAGATATTGTTATCGATGGTTCAAAGGATAAGAATTTAGGGATTGATGCCTATACATTAAAGGACATTGAAGAAGCGATTCGTCAGCCATTGCGTGATTATCGTGATCAGTTTGACGGGGCTTTGTTGAAGAGTGATGTTCTAAGTTTAGAAGATCTTCATGTAGGGGACCGGTTAAGTGGTACGGTTCGCAATGTAGTTGACTTTGGGGCTTTCATTGATATTGGTTTACATGAAGACGGTTTAGCCCATATATCGCACATGGCAATGAAGAAATTCAAGCATCCAAGTGAGATTTTATCCGTTGGGGATATTGTGACCGTTTGGGTATATGCGATTGATACCAATCGTGAACGTGTTCAGTTATCGTTATTACCGTTAGATAAGCTACAAGAAAGAGATGCACAAGTGAAGTATCGTAAATCTTCTAAACATCATAAACCAAAGAAAAAAGAAGTAACGATGGAAGATGCGTTATCACGTTTAACCGCTCGCTTTAAGAAGCACTAA
- a CDS encoding SPFH domain-containing protein has product MPIFVYWIVVFMLVLAILVSTLNVVPQEHAYVIERLGRYHTTWDAGIHIKVPLIDRIAKRMLLKEQVADFAPQPVITKDNVTMQIDSVVYFKVFSPHQYAYGVENPIMAMENLTATTLRNIIGDMELDQTLTSREAINSQMLQTIDLATDPWGIKITRVELKNIQPPAAIRESMEKQMKAEREKRAAILTAEGEKQAMILAAEGNKESAVLNAEAKKQATILAAEAEREKEIKEAEGRAEAIRAIQQATAEGLKAIKEAGADETVIKLKSLEAFAQAANGQATKIIIPSEIQGIAGLAKGVFETIKEEKSK; this is encoded by the coding sequence ATGCCTATATTTGTTTATTGGATTGTTGTTTTTATGCTTGTGTTAGCCATTTTAGTTAGCACGCTAAATGTTGTCCCACAAGAACACGCTTATGTGATTGAAAGACTAGGTCGTTACCACACAACATGGGATGCCGGCATCCATATTAAGGTTCCTTTGATTGATCGAATCGCAAAAAGAATGCTTTTAAAAGAACAAGTTGCTGACTTTGCGCCTCAACCGGTTATTACAAAAGACAATGTTACAATGCAAATTGACTCAGTGGTTTACTTTAAGGTTTTCTCTCCTCATCAATATGCCTATGGGGTTGAAAATCCAATTATGGCAATGGAAAATCTAACTGCCACAACACTTCGTAATATCATTGGTGATATGGAATTAGACCAAACACTAACATCACGTGAAGCCATCAATAGCCAAATGTTACAAACAATTGATTTAGCAACGGATCCTTGGGGAATTAAAATTACTCGTGTTGAATTGAAGAACATTCAACCACCGGCGGCGATTCGTGAATCCATGGAGAAACAGATGAAAGCTGAGCGTGAGAAACGTGCTGCCATCTTAACTGCTGAAGGTGAAAAACAAGCTATGATTTTAGCGGCTGAAGGTAATAAAGAATCCGCTGTCTTAAATGCGGAAGCCAAGAAACAAGCAACGATTTTGGCCGCTGAAGCTGAACGTGAAAAGGAAATCAAAGAAGCAGAAGGTCGTGCCGAAGCAATTCGTGCCATTCAACAAGCTACCGCGGAAGGTTTAAAAGCCATTAAAGAAGCCGGTGCTGATGAAACGGTTATTAAACTAAAGAGCTTAGAAGCCTTTGCCCAAGCTGCGAATGGTCAAGCCACTAAGATTATTATTCCTTCTGAAATTCAAGGCATTGCCGGTTTAGCTAAGGGAGTTTTTGAGACAATCAAAGAAGAAAAGAGTAAATAA